A region of Cytophagales bacterium DNA encodes the following proteins:
- the mazG gene encoding nucleoside triphosphate pyrophosphohydrolase, producing MKVPNKNRFQISRKKQVVAFDRLLSIMAELRVKCPWDKKQTMQSLRMKTIEEVYELSEAVLNNKTGEIKEELGDLMLHIIFYAQIASETNDFDIADALNGICDKLVKRHPHIYGNIIAETEEEVKHNWEKLKLKHGKKSILEGIPKSMPAMIKALRIQEKVAAVGFDWAKRQLVWEKIEEELNEFKDEFNGLDDQQIDLGKAENEFGDLLFSLVNYARFLKINPEDALEHTNKKVIERFQHLEAEIKKEGKKIEEMDLKELDKYWEKAKLLDT from the coding sequence ATGAAAGTTCCAAATAAAAATAGGTTTCAAATTTCCAGGAAAAAACAAGTAGTAGCATTTGACCGGTTATTGTCTATAATGGCAGAACTGCGTGTAAAATGTCCCTGGGATAAAAAGCAGACAATGCAAAGCCTGAGAATGAAGACCATAGAAGAAGTCTATGAATTGTCAGAAGCTGTTTTAAATAACAAAACCGGTGAAATTAAAGAAGAACTAGGAGACCTTATGCTGCATATTATCTTTTATGCCCAAATAGCTTCCGAAACCAACGATTTTGATATTGCAGATGCTTTGAACGGAATTTGTGATAAATTAGTAAAACGGCATCCACACATTTATGGAAATATTATTGCAGAGACTGAAGAAGAAGTAAAACACAATTGGGAAAAGTTGAAACTAAAGCATGGTAAAAAATCTATTCTTGAAGGAATTCCCAAATCAATGCCTGCTATGATAAAGGCTTTACGAATACAGGAAAAAGTTGCTGCTGTCGGTTTTGATTGGGCTAAAAGACAACTGGTTTGGGAAAAGATAGAGGAGGAGCTCAATGAGTTTAAGGATGAATTTAACGGCCTGGATGACCAACAAATAGACCTGGGAAAAGCGGAGAATGAGTTTGGCGATTTGTTGTTCTCATTGGTCAATTATGCCCGTTTTTTAAAGATAAACCCTGAAGATGCGCTTGAACACACAAACAAAAAAGTTATAGAACGGTTCCAGCATCTTGAAGCAGAAATAAAAAAGGAGGGAAAAAAGATTGAAGAGATGGATTTAAAAGAACTTGATAAGTATTGGGAGAAAGCAAAGTTGCTTGATACTTGA
- a CDS encoding acetyltransferase, with product MILYGASGHAKVVIDCIFANKVDIKGIFDDNPDLVLLNDIKVIGVYQHDHLPNEKIIISIGDNLTRKEVSQKVKHNFGKAIHPSAIISEFAQIDDGTVIFHRSIVQSGCSVGKHCILNTMSSIDHDCVLEDFVHISPNAVLCGNAKVGEGTLIGAGASVIPGIHIGKWCVIGAGAAIIDDVPDNTVVVGVPGRIVKK from the coding sequence ATGATCTTATACGGAGCAAGCGGCCACGCCAAAGTTGTAATTGATTGTATTTTCGCTAACAAAGTAGATATAAAAGGCATATTTGACGATAATCCTGATCTAGTGCTTTTGAATGATATTAAAGTGATTGGGGTATATCAGCATGATCATTTACCCAATGAAAAAATTATTATTTCAATTGGAGATAATTTAACCCGGAAAGAGGTCTCTCAAAAAGTAAAGCATAATTTTGGAAAAGCAATACATCCTTCTGCTATTATTTCAGAATTTGCGCAGATAGATGATGGAACGGTAATTTTTCACAGAAGTATTGTACAATCCGGCTGCAGCGTAGGCAAGCATTGTATCTTAAATACCATGTCGTCTATTGATCATGATTGCGTGCTGGAAGATTTTGTACATATTTCTCCAAATGCCGTTTTATGCGGGAATGCAAAGGTTGGTGAAGGTACTCTTATTGGTGCAGGAGCATCCGTAATTCCAGGCATTCATATTGGAAAGTGGTGTGTGATCGGTGCAGGAGCTGCTATTATTGATGATGTTCCTGATAATACTGTAGTAGTGGGAGTGCCGGGTAGGATAGTAAAGAAGTAG
- a CDS encoding T9SS type A sorting domain-containing protein: MKQLISILIFQFSVFNAFAQWTNLGLNEFKVNDLTIYSDTIYASTENGIYKKNIFSTDTVWLSCGKQGYYVVQTLVENYQTFISLIQLGSTNTTQIYKSNDAGNTFVLMNTDTSNFNSYQFLDHIAHPTNNYDTLYFLNHQLKTNDGGITWESIYNTKQTDRFIMVNPTNHSQLLIGGETGFFSAYLQYSNDYGKTWTIPAMNSFFAGDNAIHDLAIDDSIWYAAGEGVIAKSTDEGENWLQVLNLWADNSPFSLYYTDIEFSPVNKNILYVTGLKSSGSNKVPLLYSENQGATWDTISCSSITSNQRIRCITIKNTDNTDNVFLGGNGVYLYKKLVNNLLQLNSNLDLIIYPNPANNLLYIKTDKTISNIKIYNALGYEVLVEQNKENIINLYALSTGLYIMTLTIENVEVTRKFIKE; this comes from the coding sequence ATGAAACAATTAATTTCTATTCTAATATTCCAATTTTCAGTATTTAATGCTTTTGCTCAGTGGACAAATTTAGGGCTAAATGAATTTAAAGTTAATGACTTAACGATTTATTCAGATACAATTTATGCAAGTACTGAAAATGGTATATATAAAAAAAATATTTTCAGTACTGACACAGTTTGGTTGAGTTGTGGTAAACAAGGCTATTATGTTGTACAAACTTTAGTAGAAAACTATCAAACCTTTATTTCTCTAATACAATTAGGGTCGACAAATACAACACAGATCTATAAATCTAATGATGCTGGCAATACTTTTGTATTAATGAATACAGACACCTCAAATTTTAATAGCTATCAATTTCTTGACCATATTGCGCATCCTACCAACAACTACGACACCCTGTATTTTCTAAACCACCAATTGAAAACCAATGATGGCGGAATTACATGGGAAAGTATTTACAACACAAAACAAACAGACCGTTTTATTATGGTTAACCCTACCAATCATTCGCAATTATTAATTGGAGGTGAAACGGGTTTCTTTTCTGCATATTTGCAATACTCAAATGATTACGGCAAAACATGGACAATTCCTGCAATGAATTCATTTTTTGCAGGAGATAATGCAATACATGATTTAGCCATTGACGACTCTATTTGGTACGCTGCTGGAGAAGGAGTGATTGCCAAATCTACAGATGAAGGTGAGAATTGGTTACAAGTGTTAAATCTATGGGCGGATAACTCACCATTCAGTTTGTATTATACAGATATTGAATTTAGTCCTGTAAATAAAAATATTTTATATGTTACAGGCTTGAAATCATCAGGCTCTAACAAGGTGCCTTTACTCTATTCTGAAAATCAAGGAGCAACTTGGGACACTATATCATGCAGTAGTATAACTTCAAATCAAAGAATTAGATGTATAACGATAAAAAATACGGATAATACTGATAATGTTTTTTTAGGGGGGAATGGTGTTTATTTGTATAAAAAATTAGTCAATAATTTGCTACAACTCAATTCTAATTTAGACTTGATAATTTACCCAAACCCTGCTAATAACCTATTATACATTAAAACAGATAAAACAATTTCTAACATTAAAATATATAATGCTTTGGGTTACGAAGTCCTTGTTGAACAAAATAAAGAAAATATCATTAATCTTTACGCATTATCAACTGGACTATATATAATGACATTAACGATTGAGAATGTAGAAGTTACTAGAAAATTTATTAAAGAATAA
- a CDS encoding S9 family peptidase, producing MRYALTFLFFFFLNSVLGQENKRVTLEDIWLNHTFREKSVHSVNWMRNGQYYSSLETDYDLGISNIVKYDITTGEKVETIVRGDELVPKGEDYAIIFDSYQFSTDESMILFATETEPIYRRSTKANYYVLQLKKPVILSRGGKQSYATFSPDGSKVAFTRNNNLFYVDLDRMSENQITTTGEWNKIIVGSADWVYEEEFAFAKAFFWSSDGKKIAYYTFDESRVKEYNMQLWGELYPADYKFKYPKAGEDNSIVTISVYDIENDKTVRMNIGNEKDIYIPRIKWTHDPNTLSIFRMNRLQNVLEILHANAKTGKTELILKETSATYISINDDLTYLKKRNAFVYTSEKDGFKHLYLFDFSNKKEKQITKGNWEVDDFTGIDENTNTLYFTSTQDSPLQRQFYSIGIDSTSTFMLNIGTAKKGTNRIDMSPDFKYYLDYHSSANIPTVVSLHNAQDGARIKILEDNSALNSTLSEYDISPKDFFQLTTTDGITLNGWMIKPTDFDKRKKYPVLMYVYGGPGSQTVTDGWSSRNYYWYQLLAQKGYIIVSVDNRGTGARGTKFKNITYGRLGEYETRDQIEAAKYLASLPYVDGSRIGIWGWSYGGYMTSLCLTLGSDYFKAGIAVAPVTSWRFYDTIYTERYLKKPQDNPKGYDDYSPITHADKLKGAYLLIHGTGDDNVHFQNTVEMQVALIKAGKQFTSFYYPNKAHAIYGGKTRLHLYQMMTDFIVENL from the coding sequence ATGCGCTATGCGCTTACTTTCCTTTTCTTCTTTTTCCTAAACAGCGTTTTAGGACAGGAGAATAAAAGAGTTACACTGGAAGACATCTGGTTAAATCATACTTTCAGAGAAAAATCTGTTCATAGCGTTAACTGGATGCGTAATGGGCAATATTATAGTTCATTGGAAACTGATTACGACCTGGGGATCAGCAACATTGTTAAATACGATATTACAACCGGTGAAAAGGTTGAGACAATTGTCAGGGGAGACGAGTTGGTGCCCAAAGGTGAGGATTACGCTATTATTTTTGACAGCTACCAATTCAGCACAGACGAATCCATGATACTTTTTGCCACAGAAACAGAACCTATTTACAGGCGTTCAACTAAAGCCAATTATTACGTTCTTCAACTGAAAAAACCGGTCATACTTAGCCGGGGAGGAAAACAATCTTACGCAACCTTCTCACCTGACGGGAGCAAGGTAGCTTTTACCCGTAATAATAATTTGTTTTATGTTGATTTAGACAGGATGAGTGAAAATCAGATCACCACAACCGGTGAATGGAACAAGATCATTGTTGGCAGCGCTGACTGGGTCTATGAAGAAGAATTTGCCTTTGCAAAAGCTTTTTTCTGGTCATCGGATGGTAAAAAGATCGCTTATTATACTTTTGACGAAAGCAGGGTTAAAGAATATAACATGCAGCTTTGGGGAGAATTGTACCCGGCTGATTATAAATTCAAATACCCAAAAGCAGGAGAAGATAATTCTATTGTTACCATCTCTGTATATGATATTGAAAATGACAAAACAGTCCGGATGAATATTGGCAATGAAAAAGACATTTACATCCCACGTATAAAATGGACGCATGACCCGAATACGCTCTCAATATTCAGGATGAACAGGCTACAAAATGTGCTGGAAATTTTGCATGCAAATGCCAAAACAGGAAAAACCGAGTTGATATTAAAGGAAACCAGCGCTACCTATATCAGCATCAATGATGACCTTACTTATTTAAAAAAGCGAAATGCTTTTGTTTATACAAGCGAAAAGGATGGCTTTAAGCACCTGTATTTATTTGACTTTTCCAACAAAAAGGAAAAGCAGATCACAAAGGGCAATTGGGAAGTAGATGACTTTACCGGCATTGACGAAAATACCAATACGCTCTATTTCACTTCTACCCAAGATTCGCCTCTGCAAAGACAATTTTACAGCATTGGTATTGACAGTACCTCAACATTCATGTTGAACATAGGAACTGCAAAAAAAGGCACCAACAGGATAGATATGAGTCCGGATTTTAAATATTACTTAGATTATCATTCTTCTGCCAACATTCCCACCGTTGTAAGTCTGCACAACGCACAAGATGGAGCGCGTATAAAAATATTAGAAGATAACTCAGCGCTAAATAGTACCCTGAGTGAATATGATATCAGCCCTAAAGATTTTTTTCAACTTACAACAACCGATGGTATAACATTGAACGGCTGGATGATAAAACCCACCGATTTTGATAAAAGGAAAAAGTACCCGGTTCTGATGTATGTATATGGCGGCCCTGGCTCACAGACGGTGACTGATGGCTGGAGCAGCCGCAATTATTACTGGTATCAATTATTGGCTCAGAAGGGTTATATTATTGTATCGGTGGACAACAGGGGAACGGGAGCAAGAGGTACAAAGTTCAAAAACATAACCTACGGCAGGCTTGGTGAATATGAAACCCGAGACCAGATTGAGGCGGCAAAGTACCTGGCATCTTTACCTTATGTGGATGGCTCAAGGATCGGTATCTGGGGCTGGAGTTATGGCGGCTATATGACCTCCTTATGTTTGACCTTAGGATCAGATTATTTCAAAGCCGGCATTGCCGTGGCGCCTGTTACGAGCTGGAGGTTCTATGACACCATTTATACCGAACGGTATTTAAAAAAACCACAGGACAATCCCAAAGGCTACGATGATTATTCCCCGATAACGCATGCTGATAAATTAAAAGGAGCATACTTGTTAATTCACGGCACGGGGGATGATAACGTACATTTTCAGAATACCGTGGAAATGCAGGTGGCATTGATCAAGGCGGGTAAGCAATTCACCTCATTTTATTACCCCAATAAAGCCCATGCTATTTATGGCGGGAAGACGCGGTTGCATCTTTACCAGATGATGACTGATTTTATTGTGGAGAATTTGTAA
- a CDS encoding DUF1571 domain-containing protein: protein MNFEFFFYLLLLSLFGFTQTNRAQSGYDLTNQMIATAKRVQTMEFTLKTFERIEGKMIEQKMYVKWMREPFKIYVKQAYPNEGVEILYVSGANKDKALVAPNSFPWFNLKLDPYGDLMRADQHHTIFGIGFDKTVSILESLLKKYGTQAASMVKNYVTVEWKGIECYKIFMMNPNFKYIDYTIKEGETLLTIAKKFKLSEHMILEKNEKVDNYDDVDQGQVIKIPNDYAKKMTIYIDKQKMIPVVIKVYDDQGLYEQYEHSRLEINPVFDSDEFSEDYEEYGF from the coding sequence ATGAACTTTGAATTTTTCTTTTACCTGCTATTATTGTCATTATTCGGATTTACCCAAACTAACCGGGCACAGTCTGGCTACGACCTGACAAATCAAATGATCGCCACAGCAAAGCGAGTCCAAACAATGGAATTTACCTTAAAAACCTTTGAGCGTATAGAAGGTAAAATGATCGAACAAAAAATGTATGTAAAATGGATGCGTGAGCCGTTCAAAATATACGTAAAACAAGCTTATCCGAATGAGGGGGTGGAAATATTATATGTTAGCGGAGCTAATAAGGATAAAGCCCTTGTTGCACCAAATAGTTTTCCATGGTTTAATCTCAAGCTCGATCCTTATGGCGACTTAATGCGGGCAGATCAGCATCATACCATATTTGGGATTGGCTTTGACAAGACGGTTTCAATACTGGAATCCCTGCTGAAAAAATACGGGACCCAGGCTGCATCCATGGTCAAAAATTATGTTACGGTGGAGTGGAAAGGTATTGAATGTTACAAAATATTTATGATGAATCCTAATTTTAAATACATAGACTATACTATCAAAGAGGGAGAGACATTGCTTACCATTGCCAAAAAATTTAAGTTATCTGAACACATGATACTGGAAAAGAACGAAAAAGTAGATAATTATGATGATGTTGACCAGGGGCAGGTGATCAAAATACCCAATGATTATGCTAAGAAAATGACCATTTACATAGATAAACAAAAAATGATCCCTGTTGTAATAAAAGTCTATGACGATCAGGGGCTGTATGAGCAATATGAACATTCAAGGCTAGAGATAAACCCCGTATTTGATTCTGATGAATTTAGTGAGGATTATGAAGAATACGGGTTTTAA
- a CDS encoding cysteine desulfurase, translating to MQVYFDNAATTPLDNEVFEAMKPFMVEHFGNPSSIHAHGREVRAAIEKARKTVASLLNTSPSEIFFTSGGTEADNTAIICTIRTLGIKHAITSEIEHPAVLNSFNNLEKNGEIKLSFVKLDNKGHIIIESLEELLKNNSGSFVSLMHGNNEIGNLVDIDTIGQLCEQYQAIFHSDTVQTMCHFKHDIQKLKMHFIVGSAHKFHGPKGVGFLYLNDKLKIKPFIDGGGQERNMRGGTENVYGIIGLAKAMEIAYKNMEVHKKHIQGLKSRMIKKVVDNIENVGFNGDCTSEDKSLYTVLNISLPKSDINEMLLFNLDIEHISASGGSACSSGASVGSHVLKAINADPDRGAVRFSFSKYNTEEEVDYVADKLVEMYKGAKRMAGAV from the coding sequence ATGCAAGTATATTTTGATAATGCAGCCACCACTCCTTTAGACAATGAGGTATTTGAAGCTATGAAACCTTTTATGGTAGAGCACTTTGGTAATCCTTCTTCCATACACGCTCATGGCAGAGAGGTTCGTGCTGCTATTGAAAAAGCCAGAAAAACTGTAGCTTCCTTATTAAATACATCGCCATCTGAAATATTTTTTACCTCCGGAGGTACAGAAGCCGATAACACAGCCATCATTTGTACCATCAGAACTTTGGGAATTAAACACGCAATCACGAGCGAGATAGAGCACCCTGCAGTGTTGAATAGTTTCAATAATCTTGAAAAGAATGGCGAAATAAAACTAAGTTTCGTTAAATTAGATAATAAAGGCCATATCATTATTGAAAGCCTGGAAGAGCTGCTTAAGAACAATTCCGGCTCTTTTGTTTCGCTCATGCATGGTAATAATGAGATCGGTAATTTAGTTGATATTGACACGATTGGACAACTGTGTGAACAGTACCAGGCAATATTTCATTCTGATACGGTGCAGACAATGTGTCATTTCAAACACGATATACAAAAATTAAAAATGCATTTCATTGTAGGCTCAGCTCATAAATTTCATGGGCCAAAAGGTGTCGGTTTTCTGTATTTGAATGACAAATTAAAAATAAAGCCTTTTATTGATGGAGGGGGACAGGAGAGAAATATGCGTGGCGGCACAGAAAATGTTTACGGTATCATTGGCCTCGCCAAAGCTATGGAAATTGCATATAAGAACATGGAAGTACATAAAAAACATATACAAGGACTAAAATCAAGGATGATCAAAAAAGTAGTAGATAACATTGAGAATGTCGGATTCAATGGTGATTGTACCTCAGAAGATAAAAGCCTTTACACTGTCTTAAACATCTCCCTGCCTAAATCGGATATCAACGAAATGCTCCTTTTCAATCTTGATATTGAACATATATCTGCTTCCGGAGGCAGTGCCTGTTCAAGTGGTGCGAGTGTTGGCTCGCACGTTTTAAAAGCTATCAACGCAGACCCTGACCGGGGTGCGGTACGATTTTCCTTTAGTAAGTATAACACAGAAGAGGAGGTTGATTATGTGGCGGATAAGCTGGTGGAGATGTATAAGGGTGCAAAGCGTATGGCGGGGGCTGTCTAA
- a CDS encoding sugar transferase — translation MYQHFFKRSLDLVISILLLIATSPVFIVAALLLAAANQGKMFFVQKRPGLQAKPFYIIKFKTMNDKTDRNGNLLPDNKRLTFAGKIIRKTSIDELPQLLNVLKGNLSLIGPRPLLMEYLPLYSKEQAKRHLVKPGITGWAQVNGRNAITWEKKFEYDIWYAEHISFCLDVKIFFITIFKILKMEGIRSVSSATMEKFKGSSGS, via the coding sequence ATGTACCAACACTTCTTTAAAAGATCTCTTGATCTGGTTATTTCCATCTTGCTGCTCATTGCCACTTCTCCTGTTTTTATTGTGGCAGCTCTTTTGTTGGCAGCAGCAAATCAGGGAAAGATGTTTTTTGTTCAAAAACGGCCAGGCTTACAAGCCAAACCTTTTTACATCATTAAATTTAAAACCATGAATGATAAAACAGACAGAAACGGGAATTTACTTCCGGATAATAAAAGACTTACATTTGCAGGTAAAATTATTCGTAAGACATCCATTGATGAATTGCCGCAGCTGCTCAATGTTTTGAAAGGAAACTTAAGCCTGATAGGTCCCAGGCCGTTACTCATGGAATACCTGCCACTTTACAGCAAAGAGCAGGCAAAAAGACACCTGGTAAAGCCCGGGATCACAGGCTGGGCACAAGTCAATGGCAGGAATGCTATCACCTGGGAGAAAAAATTTGAATATGATATCTGGTACGCAGAACATATTTCTTTTTGTTTAGACGTAAAGATATTTTTTATCACTATATTTAAGATCCTGAAGATGGAAGGGATAAGGTCGGTGAGTAGCGCTACGATGGAGAAGTTCAAGGGAAGCAGTGGCAGTTGA
- a CDS encoding ferrochelatase, whose product MYQERKKTAVLLVNTGTPDSPQVKDVRKYLREFLMDKRVIDIPFLKRFFLVNFIIAPFRALNSAKLYKQLWTEQGSPLLVYGNKLVKLLQQALGEGSIVCLAMRYQNPGINAVLDQLKGQRLEKIIVIPLFPQYASASTGSVNSKVMEIIKTWQVIPEIRYFVSFYDHPLFIKAFVEIGKKHLQENAFDHILFSYHGLPERQIKKADQSKSCLIEDGCCAKIGHQNKHCYRAQCFETSRLLAKALEIKEEDYTVCFQSRLGKNPWIKPYTDEIIRQLPAKGKKRVLAFAPSFVADCLETIIEVGEEYRALFEESGGEKWQMVESLNTHPLWVKTLKELVLDR is encoded by the coding sequence ATGTATCAGGAAAGAAAAAAAACAGCCGTTTTATTAGTAAATACCGGTACACCTGACAGCCCGCAGGTTAAGGATGTGAGAAAGTACCTCCGGGAGTTTTTGATGGATAAAAGGGTCATAGACATCCCTTTTTTGAAGCGATTTTTTCTGGTTAACTTTATTATAGCTCCGTTCAGAGCGCTTAATTCCGCAAAATTATACAAACAATTGTGGACTGAACAAGGCTCCCCACTATTAGTTTATGGAAATAAATTAGTCAAGCTTTTACAACAGGCTTTGGGAGAAGGCAGTATTGTTTGTCTGGCAATGCGTTACCAGAATCCAGGTATAAATGCTGTACTTGATCAATTAAAGGGGCAGAGATTGGAAAAAATAATTGTGATCCCGCTCTTTCCTCAATATGCTTCGGCCAGTACCGGCTCAGTTAATTCAAAAGTAATGGAAATTATCAAGACCTGGCAGGTTATTCCTGAAATTAGGTACTTCGTTAGTTTTTATGATCATCCCCTGTTTATCAAAGCTTTCGTTGAAATCGGAAAAAAACACTTGCAGGAAAATGCCTTTGATCATATTCTATTTTCCTATCATGGACTTCCGGAAAGACAAATTAAAAAAGCCGATCAATCTAAAAGCTGCCTTATTGAAGATGGTTGCTGTGCAAAAATCGGTCATCAGAACAAGCATTGTTATCGTGCCCAGTGCTTTGAAACTTCACGTTTATTAGCTAAAGCCCTTGAGATAAAAGAGGAGGATTATACGGTTTGTTTTCAGTCGCGCCTTGGCAAAAACCCATGGATAAAACCTTATACTGATGAAATCATAAGACAGTTGCCGGCAAAAGGAAAAAAGAGAGTGCTTGCTTTTGCACCCTCATTTGTTGCTGATTGCCTGGAAACTATTATTGAAGTTGGAGAAGAATACAGAGCATTATTTGAAGAATCCGGGGGGGAGAAGTGGCAAATGGTTGAAAGCCTTAATACGCATCCGTTGTGGGTGAAGACGCTGAAAGAATTGGTTCTTGATCGTTGA
- the glmM gene encoding phosphoglucosamine mutase, producing the protein MSNGHRASIAGGGGAALVVIGRDARPSGEIIAKMVASTLQSLGINVVDLGLSTTPTVEIAVTMEKAAGGIIISASHNPVQWNALKFFNDKGELISADEGENIFKHAENSTFHFAEAGNLGSYRQDNSYIQKHIDKILALPLVDVEAIKAKKFRIVTDCVNSTGGLAIPKLLNALGVSEVVELNCTPNGLFPHNPEPLPENLTTLANEVKLQRAHLGIAVDPDVDRLALICEDGEMFGEEYSLVAVADYILKNNRGNTVSNLSSTRALKDITEKANCRYFASAVGEVNVVKAMKEHDAVIGGEGNGGIIYPELHYGRDALVGIALFLTHLAKFGKSISLLRSTYPNYYISKNKIDLEEIDTKHIFEEIKKRYNKQPINTIDGVKIEFDQQWVHLRNSNTEPIIRIYAEAETAATADSLANKIMGDIKEIITEEKELPE; encoded by the coding sequence ATGTCTAATGGACATCGGGCCAGCATTGCAGGAGGCGGGGGGGCTGCTCTGGTAGTCATTGGCCGTGATGCCCGTCCATCAGGCGAGATCATTGCTAAAATGGTTGCATCTACCTTACAAAGTCTTGGAATTAATGTTGTAGATCTGGGTCTGTCAACTACGCCCACCGTAGAAATTGCGGTGACAATGGAAAAAGCAGCAGGCGGCATCATCATCTCAGCCAGTCATAATCCGGTTCAATGGAATGCGTTGAAGTTTTTTAATGATAAAGGTGAGTTGATCTCTGCTGATGAAGGAGAAAATATTTTTAAGCACGCTGAAAATTCAACATTCCATTTTGCCGAAGCTGGCAACCTGGGCAGTTACCGCCAGGATAACAGCTATATTCAGAAGCACATAGACAAAATTTTAGCACTTCCATTGGTTGATGTTGAAGCCATTAAAGCAAAGAAATTCAGAATTGTCACTGACTGTGTTAATTCTACCGGGGGACTGGCAATACCAAAACTCCTGAATGCATTAGGCGTCAGTGAGGTGGTAGAATTAAACTGTACCCCCAATGGCCTGTTTCCCCATAACCCGGAGCCTCTTCCGGAAAATCTAACAACCCTTGCCAACGAAGTTAAATTACAAAGAGCCCACCTGGGCATTGCCGTTGACCCTGATGTTGACCGGCTGGCGCTGATATGTGAAGATGGTGAAATGTTTGGCGAAGAATATTCGCTGGTGGCTGTGGCAGATTACATCCTGAAAAATAATAGAGGAAATACTGTTTCAAACCTTTCTTCTACCAGGGCATTGAAGGATATTACTGAAAAAGCAAACTGCCGGTACTTTGCTTCGGCTGTAGGAGAAGTTAATGTTGTAAAAGCAATGAAAGAACACGATGCCGTGATCGGAGGTGAAGGGAACGGAGGGATTATTTACCCGGAGTTACATTATGGCAGAGATGCCCTGGTTGGCATTGCATTGTTTTTAACGCATTTGGCAAAATTCGGGAAGTCTATAAGCTTATTGAGGTCAACGTATCCCAACTATTATATTTCAAAAAACAAAATAGACCTTGAAGAAATCGATACAAAGCATATTTTTGAGGAAATAAAAAAGCGATATAACAAACAGCCAATCAATACCATTGACGGTGTAAAAATAGAATTCGATCAGCAATGGGTTCATCTCAGAAATTCAAACACCGAACCCATAATCAGGATATATGCCGAAGCAGAAACAGCAGCAACAGCGGATTCTTTAGCAAATAAAATAATGGGTGATATCAAAGAAATTATCACAGAAGAAAAAGAATTACCCGAATAA